The genome window CCGGCGGCGCCGGCGGATTCGTGGTAGAATACACCAGGAGGATCTCCTGCCGAAAGGGGCAGTTGGTATGAGCGAGTCCTTTGTCTCCGAGCGTGACCACCTTCAGGGGTTGCACTGGCAGTGCTTCGGATGCGGTCAGGAGAACCGTCTCGGGCTGCGCCTGAACATCCGGCTGGTGGGCGACAGGACCGAGTGCACGTTTACCCCCATCGCCGAGTTTCAGGGGCCGCCCGGCGTGACCCACAGCGGCGTCATCGCCGCGGTCCTCGACGAGGTCATGAGCCAGCTGATCTATGCGCAGCTGCAGCTGGCCGTCACCCGCAAGATCGAGGTCACCTACCGGCGCCCGCTGCGGGTGGGCCAGACCTACTACTTCACCGCCTGGATCGCCAAGCAGAACACGCGCATCATCGCCGCCAAGGCCGAGGCCCGGGACGCGGAGGGCAACCAGGTCGCACGGGCCCGGGGCATCTTCGCTCCCATGGACGAAGAGCGGGTGGCCAGGTTCCTCGACAAGGAGTAACAGCAGTGCGAAATGCGAGAGGCCCCGCCGGGTTCGGCAGGGCCTCTTTGTGGCCTATTGCGGTTGCCCGTCTGTGTGGGCGGCCTCGCCGCGGCGGCCCAGATACTCCTCAAGCATGAGGCCATAGAAGAGCATACTAAGTCCGGAGCCGCTGCCGGGTTCCTCCGGTTCGAGGCGCGCCTCCAGCCGGAAGCCAAGTTTCTCCAGGACCCTGATCGAGGCCCGGTTGCCGGCCAGGCAGGCGGCGGTGACGCGCCGGAGGTGAAGGCCCTCAAAGGCGAACCGGAGCACCTCCCGGGCCGCCTCGGTCGCGTAGCCCCGGCCCCAGGCATCGGGCATGATGGCGTATCCGAGCTCCGCCCGTCCGGCCCGCTGGCTGACCTTCAGGGTCACGACGCCGACGAAGGCGCGGGGCTCTGCTGTGTAGACGGCGAAGCCGTAGCTGGTGCCGGCCTCCCAGCCCTGCTGCTGCTCGGCGATCCAGGCCACAGCCCCGCCGTCGGGCAGGGGATCGGGCATGCTCAGGCTGTGGGCGGCGACGCGCTCGTCGGCGGCAAGGGCTTGCACGCCGCCCTCGTCCTCGGCATCCAGGGGGCGGAGGCGAAGTCGTTCCGTGATGAGCTGTAGCATGTCGATCCGTCTCCCGTGCAGCTAAGCGGTGTACGATCGTAATGACGCACGTGCGACCGGGATGGTTCCACCCGAGTGAAAGGGGCTGGGTGATTGACGCTGATCCGCCTGCCTGCTAGAATAAAGCGGCGTCTGTGCGACCGCGGCGGGCCGCGATGATGCCCCCGGACGGCAAGGACGTCACGGTATGGTGTCAGTCCCGTCATTTTGGGTCTTCACAACTCGCGGCGCACCTGCTAAACTACAGAACGTGACCCGGACCGCTAGCTCAATTGGTAGAGCAGGCGACTCTTAATCGTCTGGTTGTAGGTTCGAGTCCTACGCGGTCCACCAATACCGGC of Symbiobacterium terraclitae contains these proteins:
- a CDS encoding GNAT family N-acetyltransferase — its product is MLQLITERLRLRPLDAEDEGGVQALAADERVAAHSLSMPDPLPDGGAVAWIAEQQQGWEAGTSYGFAVYTAEPRAFVGVVTLKVSQRAGRAELGYAIMPDAWGRGYATEAAREVLRFAFEGLHLRRVTAACLAGNRASIRVLEKLGFRLEARLEPEEPGSGSGLSMLFYGLMLEEYLGRRGEAAHTDGQPQ
- a CDS encoding PaaI family thioesterase, whose amino-acid sequence is MSESFVSERDHLQGLHWQCFGCGQENRLGLRLNIRLVGDRTECTFTPIAEFQGPPGVTHSGVIAAVLDEVMSQLIYAQLQLAVTRKIEVTYRRPLRVGQTYYFTAWIAKQNTRIIAAKAEARDAEGNQVARARGIFAPMDEERVARFLDKE